In one window of Nicotiana tabacum cultivar K326 chromosome 12, ASM71507v2, whole genome shotgun sequence DNA:
- the LOC142166982 gene encoding uncharacterized protein LOC142166982, giving the protein MFQSVIPTRFLGNCVKTAVYTINKLSTRILKGKLPYEVLYGKPPKIYHLRVFGRDVSFREKIFPFKQSGELPKDLFLSSSINYTECTVQPIHHVHEGQLLQKESDVVPSEELAQVEEEDTNTTTSDNSHAITVDSIGHDLDTGVENEASLELESEMENGESSPEVPLHEKLHEQPFTSLESVATRRSTRGFKPLIWQGLCHWLDSFQGEASHDDIWFDAMKQEIHALEENNTWKIVALPSGKKSIGSK; this is encoded by the exons ATGTTTCAGAGTGTGATACCAACTAGATTTTTGGGAAACTGTGTCAAGACTGCAGTTTATACTATTAACAAACTGTCTACTAGAATATTAAAGGGTAAATTACCTTATGAAGTGCTATATGGGAAACCTCCTAAGATATACCACTTGAGAGTATTTGG GAGGGATGTTAGTTTCAGAGAGAAGATATTCCCTTTTAAGCAATCAGGAGAGCTTCCTAAAGATCTATTCCTTTCATCATCTATAAATTACACTGAGTGTACAGTACAACCAATTCATCATGTGCATGAAGGTCAATTACTTCAAAAAGAATCTGACGTAGTCCCTAGTGAGGAACTTGCCCAGGTTGAAGAAGAAGACACTAACACTACAACAAGTGACAATAGTCATGCAATTACAGTAGATAGCATTGGTCATGATTTGGATACGGGGGTGGAAAATGAAGCAAGTTTAGAGTTAGAATCAGAAATGGAAAATGGAGAATCATCACCTGAAGTGCCTCTACATGAAAAATTACATGAACAACCTTTCACAAGTTTAGAGTCTGTAGCTACAAGGAGGTCTACTAGAGGATTTAAGCCTCTTATATGGCAAGGATTATGTCACTGGTTGGACTCCTTCCAGGG AGAAGCATCACATGATGACATATGGTTTGATGCCATGAAACAAGAGATACATGCtcttgaggaaaacaatacaTGGAAGATAGTTGCCTTGCCATCAGGAAAGAAATCAATAGGCTCAAAATAG